Proteins from a single region of Fischerella sp. PCC 9605:
- a CDS encoding ATP-binding protein → MTISFTNVIAKIASVDLFKRNSSTGNIETGIFIGRPFHIDYEKACILIADAWKLKAKGIPQGSFLLAYYENEDDVYEVLLLRVLKPAKLPTDNDVISSMIEYYKDNLKTSGKESQLDNYTKYEFSFSGVECRILGTFYKDDKGCTHFGADVENFYSAHHYKVFKPNPDVLELIVNFREEGITGKPTDIKIGKVRYSSSLRFQAQEDNIPVFVSPKDFLGKRTALFGMTRTGKSNTVKKVIQATVSMSDKAAYTLNGRSNGSGAENLEPLTDDGLPKYPVGQIIFDINGEYANANMQDEGTAIFEIYKERTIRYSTINKDGFKVMKVNFYRDVESGFELVKSRLAESTGNYIDSFCAVDFTKPEDYDKNNSSAKTRYDRRVAAYLCCLYKAGFVVPKDFKIYFSGNKELNQLVKQDGSLDPSKGISLEEACDWFTTIWDNYENQFFSKYKRDNGHEWADEDLKAILVFLSRKRSPGGSANVDGYKKLRSIAELHTETVGKSFEIEIIEELRKGQIIIVDLSQGDPDIQRLYSERICRQIFADAMNRFIQNTPNNFVQFYFEEAHNLFPKQNDKDLSQVYNRIAKEGAKLNLGLIYATQEVSSISSNILKNTQNWFIAHLNNEDETKEIKKYYDFGDFTDSLVRFSADSDKGFVRMKTYSNAFVVPTQIDRFSKI, encoded by the coding sequence ATGACTATAAGTTTTACCAATGTAATAGCTAAAATTGCATCTGTTGATTTATTTAAAAGAAATAGTAGTACAGGCAATATAGAGACTGGTATTTTTATTGGGCGTCCTTTTCACATTGATTATGAAAAAGCATGTATTTTAATTGCTGATGCTTGGAAGCTCAAAGCTAAGGGGATTCCCCAAGGCTCTTTTTTATTAGCCTATTACGAGAATGAAGATGATGTTTATGAGGTATTACTTCTACGAGTTTTAAAACCAGCGAAGTTGCCAACTGACAATGATGTCATTAGTTCGATGATTGAGTATTACAAAGATAATTTGAAGACGAGTGGGAAAGAAAGTCAGTTAGATAACTACACAAAATATGAATTTAGCTTCTCCGGAGTGGAATGCAGAATTTTAGGAACATTTTATAAGGACGATAAAGGATGTACACACTTTGGTGCTGACGTTGAAAACTTTTATAGCGCCCACCACTACAAAGTATTTAAGCCAAACCCAGATGTTCTAGAGCTTATCGTTAACTTTCGTGAGGAAGGAATTACAGGCAAACCCACTGATATCAAAATCGGTAAGGTGCGATATAGTTCCAGCCTTCGCTTTCAAGCACAAGAAGATAATATACCTGTTTTCGTAAGTCCAAAAGATTTTCTTGGTAAACGAACAGCCCTTTTTGGGATGACTAGGACAGGTAAGTCAAACACAGTTAAAAAGGTCATTCAAGCTACTGTTTCCATGAGCGATAAGGCTGCTTATACCCTCAACGGCAGGTCAAACGGTAGTGGCGCAGAGAACTTAGAACCTTTAACTGATGATGGTTTACCAAAGTACCCGGTCGGTCAAATCATATTTGACATTAATGGCGAGTATGCAAATGCAAATATGCAAGATGAAGGTACAGCTATATTTGAAATCTACAAAGAGCGAACTATCCGGTACAGTACCATCAATAAAGATGGCTTCAAAGTGATGAAGGTGAATTTCTACAGAGATGTAGAATCTGGATTTGAATTAGTTAAATCGCGTCTGGCTGAAAGTACAGGCAACTATATTGATAGTTTTTGTGCAGTAGACTTTACCAAGCCAGAGGACTATGACAAGAACAATTCTTCTGCAAAAACTCGATATGATAGAAGAGTTGCAGCGTACCTTTGTTGTTTGTACAAGGCAGGATTTGTTGTACCAAAAGATTTTAAAATTTATTTTTCAGGCAATAAAGAACTCAATCAATTAGTAAAGCAAGATGGAAGCTTAGATCCGAGTAAGGGTATTTCGCTTGAAGAAGCCTGTGATTGGTTTACTACTATTTGGGATAACTACGAGAATCAATTCTTCTCTAAATACAAACGCGACAATGGGCATGAATGGGCAGATGAAGATTTGAAAGCTATACTAGTTTTCCTTTCACGCAAGCGGAGTCCTGGAGGTAGCGCTAACGTAGATGGTTATAAAAAACTACGCAGTATTGCTGAACTACATACTGAGACTGTTGGCAAGTCTTTTGAGATAGAAATTATTGAGGAACTTCGCAAGGGTCAGATTATCATCGTAGATTTATCTCAAGGCGACCCAGACATTCAGCGTTTATATTCCGAGCGTATTTGCCGACAGATATTTGCAGATGCAATGAATCGCTTCATTCAAAATACACCCAATAACTTTGTTCAATTTTATTTTGAAGAAGCTCACAATCTTTTCCCTAAACAGAATGATAAGGACTTAAGCCAAGTCTATAACCGGATTGCAAAGGAAGGGGCAAAACTCAATCTTGGTTTAATTTATGCTACTCAGGAAGTCAGTTCAATAAGTTCCAACATTCTGAAAAATACTCAAAATTGGTTTATTGCTCACTTAAATAACGAAGACGAGACGAAAGAAATTAAAAAATATTACGACTTTGGAGATTTCACTGACTCCCTAGTCCGATTCAGCGCGGATAGCGATAAAGGTTTTGTGCGGATGAAAACTTATTCAAACGCCTTTGTAGTGCCTACTCAAATTGACAGATTCTCTAAAATTTAG
- a CDS encoding helix-turn-helix domain-containing protein, translating into MRYGFKSQITSRKLLVINQPEVGRLIRELRLLTGLTQEQFAATLGVTYPTINRWENGRAKPSPLAMQKIEAQLQEIGEQGKNLLVKYLMN; encoded by the coding sequence ATGCGCTATGGGTTTAAAAGCCAAATAACCTCTAGGAAACTCTTGGTAATCAATCAACCGGAAGTGGGCAGACTCATTCGTGAACTTCGGCTTTTGACTGGGCTGACACAAGAACAGTTTGCAGCTACTTTAGGTGTCACTTACCCCACAATTAACCGTTGGGAGAATGGACGCGCTAAACCATCGCCATTAGCAATGCAAAAGATTGAGGCGCAGCTACAAGAGATAGGAGAGCAGGGAAAGAATTTGTTGGTGAAGTATTTGATGAATTAG